DNA sequence from the Sardina pilchardus chromosome 23, fSarPil1.1, whole genome shotgun sequence genome:
acatacacgtacacacacttacacaaacgcCCAAATACGTAAGGAcgcatatacatgtacacaacAATCAGGGAACACAAATATATGCTAAGACAGGGAGTGTACGGCATTTTAAGAAAGGGCTCACGTAGGAAGGAGATGACTCATGCAAACCAACGCAAATCAGGCTCCAGCACCACTGACCTCTAATCCTGTTTGCCCATGGCATGTCTGTCCGCTCCGAGCCTGAGCATTCATAggtttcatccggtccctttacacaggtgtataaaatcaagcatctagattatcaatgcagactgcatggagcttgattaatacacctgtggaaagggacctgatgaacccCATGAACAGGAGACAGTGCAGGGCCATGGGGGTCAGTACTGTGCAGCAGTGGAGCACAGAGGGCAGCCATTTCTCACCCAgatctctcctttttctcaagGTCAGCTACAGCTCTGAGGGCATCAACATGGGGGCTCATCAGAAGCGGACATCCTCGTTCCAGAAAGTataagtcctgccatatattctttctacctgtgcacttaacacaggtgatcacAGGTAATTATCTTATCAACCTGACTGgggggacttttactttctataCCCGGCATGTCCGCCTCTGaggctcatgaacatgcccccatgcACTCTGTACCTGTCGGGCAGCTCtagctcatgaacatgcccccagctCTAGCTCTATATGAAAGAttgccggaattctcctttaaagggTCGTTCACATCAAGAACAACAACTATAACAACAACGGCAAAAACATATCGCTCTACCTAATGAATGATCACGTCCACACATAAAACTGTAACGACTGTTATAGGGGTCACTTTCAGTAATCGTTAGGCCTATAggcagggatgtagtggtaaaataagaggtgggtaaactataaATTCTGTGATCATGGTGAGGTGGACTGCGCCTGCGAGTTTATAAAAAAGGCGTtcaaaacatgtttgatgatggtggaggttattgagtTATGTTTATAACAACACCAATGGTACTAAATGGTTtatagagtgttgatgagtgtacacatattgtgaatgtggataatacagtacatgtgtttaatgttaaaagtttaaattggtgaataaactcttgtcaggtggataaactatttctgaaatatcagaggtggataaactgtgtttacttgtgtttagcCTCCAACACCCCTAGTTATAGGTATTGTTCTTGGAATGGCCCATTTTGGGGAAAGAAGTGGCATTTGGGGTGAATAACACCTGTATGTTGTAGCCTCATctattttaaaatgtgttttcagtCATGTGTAGCTTTTTCATTGACCGTTGCAGaatcaacaaaaatattgtaatATTGTAAGTATATAACTATTTTGACACccaaaaaggaggaaaggaaaggacaGCTAATCAAGTTGAGATTTTAGTCTTAATATCTCTGGGTAGGTTAAGTACAAGCAATTAGGCACCCAagttcacagacagacagacagagacacacacacacacacacacagagagagagagatagagactgattAAAATCTCAAGCACTTTTATTAGGTTTCAACAATATCTTGCTTAGAAAGGCCATTAGGcactatataattatatataaatTTTAAAtcatatatataattatatatacatatatattcaaTTTTGGAATAACAAAACACTAGAAAACAGatgcaaataaaaaacataCAATTTTAAGACAATAATAccaaaaaataagaaaaaaaaagccaaagacataagaaaagaaaagaaaagaaaagaaaagaaaagaggagcaACCAAGCGCTGCAGGACTTGTGAAGCTGGTCCCAGTGCAGATTAATACACACGACTCCGAGAAAGGGGCGGGGAACCAGACAGGAAGGAGATTTAAATAAGCTTATAGTATGtacagagggggggtggggtcacTTGAGTATGGGGGAGGGGTTTATAAtgagggggggcggggtgggtcTAGCGTGAGATCCAATCACAGTGGATGTAGGAAGATAAGCgccaaggagaggagagggagtgtatggggggggggggtttgggaaAGAACATCACATTCTAATGGGAGGTGGCGCTGTCAcaagcaggcacacaaacacacacacacacacacacgcacacacgcacacacacacaaaactgcccCATCAACCAGTGGATTAAAGGACAAGAATTCAAAATGGTGGCATCTGAAACGATCTCCTGTGACTCGAGTCGGAGCTGTTTGGGCGTCATCTGGATCTCCACAGAGGAACCGGGTTCTCTGGGATGGAATGGGAGGAAGTTCTGGAAAGAAATGGACTAGAACCTCGAGTAAAACTGGCGAAGTTCTAAGCTGGACCACCGTACCAGAGGGATGTCGGTTCCTGGGTTCTAGACACGCCATTCTGGGTTCTGAGAGCCCTCCCATGGGCAGAGCCAAACCATAAAAGGCTTTTCTCAAACCAATAGAGAGGAAGCTCCACTAAAAGGGGGTGGAGTCTAGAGCTACATGGATTATGATTGGCACAGTGTCATCTCTTGAGTGGGCGGAGCttgaacaggaagtgacatcctTCAACAGAATGGGATGTCATCAGGCCCCTCAAACATCCAGCCAAACACATCACACCCTGTGAggcggtacacacacacacacgtcgaaTTGGGAGACTTGAACACAATCTACCATCGCTAACAGACAGGAGTTTCATGGACACAAtccaaagaaaaaagagaaaaaaaagaattaaaaaataaGCTTTGGCTGTGATCTATCATGTTTTGCCTGCTTCCATTCCAATTGCTGTTGCCAGTGGGGCCGAAtgagggtactgtatgtgcatcaaACAGGTCAAAGCAAAGAGCTTCTCATGTGATCACAACTCCTAATCAATACCCTCATTCCTCCGCAGACTGGATCTAGGCAGTCCACTGAGGATCCTCACGACTAGACTagaacattccacacacacctccctccaccCAACATTCTGGGACGTTCCATTATGACGTCACAATGACACACATTCCAAGCGGGGCCTCCGTGATTTTTAAGGTCCAGCGTCTGCTACGAGCGTGTGGGCTTAGTGCAACGGGTTCGGGGGGGCTACTGAAAGGAATTGACCGTTCGAGGGTGGGGTTTTGTGATCAATGGGTCAATTGGCTTTGTGAAGCTTGTCACTGTCCGTGAGGGTTCCAGCACCATGTGGCAGTTGACGCCTTAATTATCATATGACTACTGGAGATGTTTGGCATCTGTGGTCACTGAGTTGTAGGCAAAACAGAGAATGTCCTTGCtcgcttgtacacacacacacacacacacacacacgcacacacacagattgtggTAACGGTCATCTGATCTGTTAAGGCGAGTAGTAGGGTATGTCCATTGCTACAATCCTGACTAAAAAGACTCTGACCCTTCCTCGCCCTCCCCTTGTGACACACGTTCAGGCAAACGCAGAAGCAGGATGAGCTATACACAGTAACAAGTTCTCCACGTGATGACCCTCGTATGTACACTATGAGAAAATCAGACGTATGAATAATGACCGCTGAGACTCCATTAAAAACACACCATTGACCTGTAGGGAGCAGGCGATTATGTATACATGCAGATGCCTTCGTCCTCCTGAACCTAAATCAAACTGCTCCTttgctctcttgctcgctctctctctctctctctctctctctctctctctctcacacacacacacacacactctactcttCTACTTCTTTTGACTGTATCCCTCCATCCCAGCACCTCTGCCTTCTTTTCTGGGTGGCAGagctgagagagaagagatgagtggGAGCAGGGTGTGGTCGAGGTGGGCACCACTGTATTTGGCAcacagtgtgtatttgtgtgtgtgtgtatgtctatgtgtgtgtgtgtgtgtgtggtggggtggggtatgtCTTGCCCTTGCAGGGCTCTGTGGCACCGCCTAGTGGTGGCCCTGGGAAATGCGGCATGTCAACACCAGCTTCAGTGTGAGGATCTGGGCTCAGTGGGGAACTGAAGCTTTTCCTTCACGCTGATGACACGAAGCGGAGCTCAGTGACGTGGACTCAACTGACCACTGGAGCGGGTTATTCATCAAACCACACCCACGTCACGGACTCCTCCATCCTGCACAGCATAAGGTcgcaaagggtgtgtgtgtgtgactgagtgtgtgtgtgtgtgtgtgtgtgcgtgtacacgtGCATGTTCGCTGAGGATACACGGTGCATCCTGATTGGTTGGCCTCTGTAGTCATGTGACCTATAAGCTTACTCGAGCACCAATCACGATGTCAGATCAGATCAGTCACAGAGATTTCTGTCACTCAACcgcaaaaaaacccaacaaaaaagtaaaaataaaataaaaataaaaataaaaagaataaaaagatatAGCAGAAACACAAGCCAAGCCCCCAGTGCCACTCTGGCTTCAGCTTCAGCTCCAGCAGCCAGCAGATCACCTGCGGTCACCTGAGGTCACCTGCGGAGCGGTCACCTGTCCCCTGGTCAGATCCCGTTTGATCCTGCCCAAGGCCAGATGCATTCTGGGTAAAGGTTGGTCACTCTAAAACCACAGCCAAACGGCCCTCTAAAAGCAAAcctgtgaagggggggggggggggggggtgagtgtgtatatacagGAGGATAAGGAAGGGGCATATTAACATCATCAATATTACAAAATATTCAAGAAGGCATCTCTGATATTCTTCTCAATTCTCTCCATCCCAATCTGGTCAGGTTAATccatttttccctctctctcttcttcctctctttctttcgctctctctctctctcttgtctgtccTTGTGTCCATCCGTTCCTGTGTTCTTGTTCCCTTTTCCATCAGTCCGTGGGATCAACCAGTGACCAGTAAATCAGTCCCTCTGTGTCCATCCCCTACTTGAAGTTGGCGTAGTCGGAAAAGGCATCGATATACTCCTGGACCACTTTATAGCAGAACTCGTACTGCTCCTGTTGGGGGAGAAGAGCGGAGGggatttaaaaacagacagctcaGAAATAAAATATAAACTGAAAACACTGAAgagaagacgtgtgtgtgtggtggttagcGGTGGTTATGTGAGGTCACTGTTTTAAGAAGTGCTTAAACCAACTAGAGACAGGCGGACATAGACGAGGTCTATGATTTGCTGGAGTAACTGGGGCGAGGCTAATGATTGGATGAACTAGCAGTGCTAAACAACACTGATGAAGTGACTTGTAGATCAAGTGAAGAAGACAGACTGTGATGAGGTCAGCTGGCTAAATTAACAGTGGAGGGGTCAGTGAGGTGGGAGGCGATTGGCTGAGGGGTCGGTGAGGTGCGAGGTGATTGGTTGAGTGGTCAGTGAGGTGATTGGTTGAGTGGTCAGTGAGGTGCGAGGTAATCGGTTGAGTGGTCAGTGAGGTGATTGGTTGAGTGGTCAGTGAGGTGCGATGTGATGTGATTGGTGGATGCGCTCACCAGTGTCTGCACCATGTGTGGCCTCTGCAGCCTCAGGCTCTTGACGGTCTGGAACACGTCCAGGATGCCCTCCGCCTTCACTCGCTCCAGAACCGTGCTCAGCGCACAGAACGTCCCGGTCCGGCCCGCAcccgcactacacacacacacacaccacgtacgcgcacacaaacacacacacacacacacacacacacacacacacacgcgtacagacacacagacacacagagaaatgttgGCTTACATCAGCAAACAAGAAATATGACAACCCGAGACACTGCTACTGACTAAAGACAttcgatctgattggctgtggccAGTCTGTGCGGCTGTGTGCTGATTGGTGGATGGAGGCGGAGGCGGACCTGCAGTGCACTGTGATTGGGTGGTTCccggactgctgctgctgcttctgcacgGCGGCGATGATGTTGATCATGCCCTTGCCGTCCGTAGGGATGCCCACCTCCGGCCAGCCGTGGAAATGGAACTGCCTGACCGCACGAGCCTTGTTCtcctacagagggagagagggggagagagagagagagagagagagagagagagagagagagagagagagagagagagagagaaagagagatagaaaatacTTTATTCATTACTATGTCAAATTGTGGTGTTGCAACTGTAATTTACATAGACTGACAACGGACACACAGTGTATATTACAGACATACTACTGATACCTCTAACACTAATatgtatacaaataaataagattaaaaaaaagtcaagcacagagggagaaagaaaccTTGTCAACCTCCTCATTCAATCAGGAAGAATGTTTTTGCTCACTTACAACCACTTTAATATTTAACTATGTGTCCTGATGTTACATTAGCATTATGATAGGGAAGTCATTAATGTAAAGGTGATTGGTGCATTGCCGTCACATGACCCAGCAAGGTGTAAGGTGATTGGTGCATTGGTGTCACCTAAAGAAGTGCAGGGTAATTGGCTGGATCTGTGATGTGATTGGTGTGGTATGGTCACATGGGCAGTCATCTCTGATATGAATAGGGGgattcgacttcatgtagcTGCCTGCAGCCGTCTGAGATTCTGATGCGTTTTCAACCCGGAATTGTACATACGCCATGCAGGACATGAAGTCGAGTCCCCCTATTGGTGTGGACAGGTCACATGACTCACTCTGTTGTTGGTGACGAGCAGGTCTCTGATGGTGtagctctcgctctcttcctccctcttcagCTCGATGGAGACGTCTCCGTGCACCACCACCCCGTCACTGGGCCAGTACTGAGCACACTTCTCCTGCAGGGGGCAGCAAAGAGGGGTGAAGGGGggcggagggaggagggaggtaaaacaagaaaaagagggagaggaggggaaagatgaatattatgtgtgtgtatgtgtgtgtgtgtgtgtgtgtgtgtgtgtgtgtgtgtgtatgtgtgtgagtgtatatatatatatgtgtgtgtgtgtgtgtatgtatgtgtgtatacagtatatgtgtgcatatattgtgtgtgtgcatatattgtgtgtgtgtgtgtgtgtgtgtgtgtgtgtgtgtgtgtgtacctgtcctctctcctccagctcggTGAGCATGACGATGGAGCAGCTCCTCCACTCCCAGATCATCCTCCAGAAGTCCTCGATGGTGTGCTGCAGAGGGCCCTGACTGGCCATGTACGAGTCCTTCTGCCGgtagccctgcacacacacacacacgcacacacacatacacgcacacacacgagagaacTTTCAGTACATGTTTACTTAACAGACATTATGCACTCGGGCGAGCACCAGAGGGCTAGATCATATACTTAAAAtgtttattgtatttattgtgtgtgtgtgtgtgtgtgtgtgtggggggggggggggttgagtgtgAAGTGACTATGCAATGCATTtgttgtggtgatgtggtgCTACCTCAAaccactaagtgtgtgtgtgtgtgtgtgtgtgtgtgtgtgtgtgtgtgtgtgttcttacatcGATAAAGGAGGCATTGACGTAGTCAGTGTTCTCCTCGCCCCTCTTCACAGGGATGATCACTCTGTTGAACTCATCTGGGGAAACAGCAGGGGCcaccataaacaaacacagcaacaacaaacacacacacacacacacacaccacagatgtgcgtacacacacacacacacacacacacacacacacacacacacacaaacaaacaaacccagaggAAACGgctcatacacatgcaaatgATCACATAAACCAACACACCAGaattcacatatacacacattcaaactcacacacacaaaggaaacagACACTCAATGCACACTTGATACacagaaacaaatgcaaatacactcaaaatacacatacacactcacaaacaagacaaggacgtgcgggcgcacacacacacccctcaaaatacacatacacactcacaaacaagacacacacaaacacactcacatacgcacATAAAGGCACTCACATGGAATGATTTGTAGGACTCTGTTCTTCTTCATGTTGGCTGGAAGGTTGCCTGTTCTCATTTTGTCATTCTGGATTTTTATGGAGGTAAGCTtctgaggagggagagggagacctgAATCAAACCAGTTCCAAtcacactgcagcacacacacacacacacacacacacacacacacacacacacacacacacacacacacacacacacacacacacacacacacacacacacacacacacacacacagaatagggagagagagggatagagagacaaagagaaaatacagaaaaaaggagtgtgtgcatgaaagagaagaagaaagtgtagagggaaagaaagaaagagggatacAAAGAAGTATAGAAAAGAGAGACTGCACAAaataaggacagagagagagagaaagagagactgaaataaaagagaggggaagagagactgtttcagagagagaaagagagagagagagagagagagagagagagagaaagcgactgaaacagagagaggggagcagaaaagagagaagaagagaagaaacagCGAGGAcatgggcagacagacagacggacagagagcagagacagaggTGAGAGAGCAGGTGAGTGGGACAGGTTGGCAGATAGGCAGGAAGAATGCCGACCTTGAACTCGGCCTCCAGCCCTCCGCAGCCTGAGGCAGGTGAGGGGGCGTAGAGCTTGGCCAGGTGAGACTCCAGAGACGTCACCTCCAGCTCCGTATCCCCGTACAGGTAGTGCTCCAGCAACGCCTGGAAGATGAACACGTACTGCAtctacaggagaggaggagaggggaggagggaggagggagagagagagggaggagagggatggagagggagaaggagagagagagggggggggagagagagagatagagagggggagagggagatgaagagggagagagagagggggagagagagaaggagagaaggagagagagagagatgaagagggagagggatggagagggagagggaaagagagagaggagaaaagaggagggaagGATGTCCAGAGTTTAGATGAATGTGCCACACAGCAGTGATTAGGTCACAGGAAATGACCTggctaaacacacagacacttattcATGTGATCTCACAGGGTCTCAGTGAGGTCAGTGGAACGCATCAATACGTCACATGACCTGACCGAGATGGTCACATCCATAGGTCACGTGATCAGCTGATATGACAGACAGGATGTAATCAGCTGATTGGCTCATCAATAGATCACATGACACAACCAAGTGGATCTGATCAGCTGACCTCATCAATAGGTCATGTGACCTCACAGAGTGGCCTCGTGGGTAGGTCGTGCGAGGTGTGGAGACTTACGTAAGCGGGTCATTTCCTGTATCTGTTAGGAGGCTGGAAGTAGCTAGGTCCTAACTCCAAAGATCAATTATTTATCCCGTGTCCGAAAGGGTGTTTctttggcatcacacacaatgacaataaaatagcatacattatatttttttaaaaatatgtatcTTCTCTTATTGCTTCTTCAGAGAAAAGTTCATGTTTGACTTAACGGACATGCCTATTTTGGAGTCTGGAGCTATGTGCAATTTCGTTCCTTTGGAAAATCCCTTTGTGATTCATCTTGGTAACTAGACCATCTTCATGATTCATCTTGGTAACTCAACAaatccctttatgattcatcttggtAACTAGAACatctttatgattcatcttggtAACTCAACAaatccctttatgattcatcttggtAACTAGAACatctttatgattcatcttggtAACTAAACACATCCCGGTAACTA
Encoded proteins:
- the ptpra gene encoding receptor-type tyrosine-protein phosphatase alpha isoform X5; protein product: MLRFKKYKQAGSHSNSFRLTNGRADDTELQSVPLLARSPSTNRKYPPLPVDKLEEEMNRRMADDNKLFREEFNALPVCPIQASCDAASKEENKEKNRYVNILPYDHCRVHLSLLEGVPDSDFINASYINGYQEKNKFIAAQGPKEETVNDFWRMIWEQNTATIVMVTNLKERKECKCAQYWPDQGCWTYGNIRVSVEDVMVLVDYTIRKFCIQQVGDVSGKKPQRLVTQFHFTSWPDFGVPFTPIGMLKFLKKVKNCNPQYAGPIVVHCSAGVGRTGTFIVIDAMLDMMGSERKVDVFGFVTRIRAQRCQMVQTDMQYVFIFQALLEHYLYGDTELEVTSLESHLAKLYAPSPASGCGGLEAEFKKLTSIKIQNDKMRTGNLPANMKKNRVLQIIPYEFNRVIIPVKRGEENTDYVNASFIDGYRQKDSYMASQGPLQHTIEDFWRMIWEWRSCSIVMLTELEERGQEKCAQYWPSDGVVVHGDVSIELKREEESESYTIRDLLVTNNRENKARAVRQFHFHGWPEVGIPTDGKGMINIIAAVQKQQQQSGNHPITVHCSAGAGRTGTFCALSTVLERVKAEGILDVFQTVKSLRLQRPHMVQTLEQYEFCYKVVQEYIDAFSDYANFK